Proteins co-encoded in one Christiangramia fulva genomic window:
- a CDS encoding RrF2 family transcriptional regulator gives MISKSCKYAIRAAVFIASRARENVKLGVKDVAEEIEAPKAFTAKILRTLNKYKIVTSLKGPYGGFYCENHQLNLPVIEVVNAIDGLSVFKECVMGLHQCSDDHPCPMHTKYAKTRNAFFKSFEETTIGSLASDLTKGAVYLKNP, from the coding sequence ATGATCTCTAAATCCTGTAAATATGCTATCCGGGCAGCGGTTTTCATTGCTTCTCGTGCTAGAGAAAATGTCAAATTAGGTGTAAAAGATGTGGCTGAAGAAATTGAAGCTCCTAAAGCTTTCACTGCAAAAATTCTTCGAACCTTAAATAAATATAAGATCGTTACTTCCCTTAAGGGTCCATACGGAGGCTTTTACTGCGAAAATCACCAGCTAAATTTACCAGTAATCGAAGTTGTCAATGCGATAGATGGACTATCTGTATTTAAAGAATGTGTAATGGGACTGCATCAATGTTCTGATGATCACCCCTGCCCTATGCATACCAAATATGCCAAAACTCGAAATGCCTTCTTTAAATCATTTGAAGAGACAACTATAGGTAGTCTGGCTTCAGACCTTACCAAAGGAGCTGTATATCTAAAAAACCCGTAA
- a CDS encoding hemerythrin domain-containing protein has product MEKKKPIKRNPNLQPLSRDHHHTLLLCWKIRKGFSKGVSPERIKAYSDWFFHNHILSHFTIEEKYLFPVLGKEDPMIKRALAEHQRLKRLFLKEKDLEKTLRLIEQELDQHVRFEERELFSRIQAAATQEQLELIKTHHKDDKFEENTNDEFWN; this is encoded by the coding sequence ATGGAAAAGAAGAAACCAATAAAGAGAAATCCGAATTTGCAGCCGCTTAGTAGGGACCACCATCATACCCTATTGCTGTGTTGGAAGATCAGAAAAGGTTTTTCAAAAGGAGTTTCACCAGAGCGAATTAAAGCCTATTCTGATTGGTTCTTTCATAACCATATTCTTTCACATTTTACTATAGAAGAAAAATACCTTTTCCCGGTGCTAGGAAAGGAAGATCCGATGATAAAAAGGGCACTGGCAGAGCATCAACGGTTAAAAAGGCTTTTCCTTAAAGAAAAGGACCTGGAGAAAACGCTTCGTCTTATTGAACAGGAACTCGATCAACACGTTCGATTTGAAGAACGGGAGTTGTTTTCCAGGATACAGGCCGCTGCGACCCAAGAGCAACTTGAATTGATAAAGACGCACCATAAGGACGATAAATTTGAGGAAAACACTAACGATGAGTTTTGGAATTAA
- a CDS encoding cbb3-type cytochrome c oxidase subunit I has product MKHTITAFIAFLIISPIQAFPQISGNVSDEWLTSPGIIGTLILLAIVLILSLFILLIRMNFYFDRLKQKKIEQNRIAFNEDIVSMESDEIDQILESRKSALKYKLKGHELGSKSRVIDKKGLVQAVQTDPNNSFFEEKKKTLLSIETPGELKKIVIYYIGAAACWLVFGTLVGEYIGLKFVWPELDHLSWLSFGRLRPVHTNTVFWGWGSLAMIGLGYFVIARTSNNKIHSYKKAWITWILINLTVLLGNIALMSGINNGGGEYREYIWPIMILFMIGLIITFYNFYKTVATRKISEIYISNWFILASLIWTVVLAIIAYLPFYQNGLGETVIQGYYMHQGVGMWFMTFTLGLVYYYLPATLNKPIYSYSLGVLAFWTQMLFYTMIGTHHFVFSPLPWWLQTTAIVFSVGMVIPVVAGTTNFLMTMKGRFSHISKSYVLPFFLVGVIFYFVGSTQGSLQAFRFTNFVWHFTDFNVAHSHMTMYGIISFILWACIYTIIPKLTGKEPPQLFVGAHFWLAFIGLFAYMVSLMAGGTLKGLSWIEGNPFIESVILMKPYWVWRAVGGTLMFISHLFFAYNFYYMIKGRKKAEELPGKIQDVKGKIVNV; this is encoded by the coding sequence ATGAAACATACAATTACAGCTTTTATAGCTTTTTTGATAATATCTCCTATTCAGGCTTTTCCCCAAATTAGTGGAAATGTCTCGGATGAGTGGTTAACAAGTCCGGGAATTATTGGCACATTGATTCTATTAGCCATTGTTTTGATACTTAGCCTATTTATTCTGTTAATAAGAATGAACTTTTATTTTGATCGTTTGAAACAAAAGAAAATAGAGCAGAACAGAATAGCTTTTAATGAAGATATCGTTTCAATGGAGAGCGATGAAATTGATCAGATACTGGAGAGTCGAAAAAGCGCTTTAAAATATAAATTGAAAGGGCATGAACTGGGGAGTAAAAGCAGAGTGATCGATAAAAAAGGGCTGGTGCAGGCTGTGCAAACCGATCCAAATAACAGTTTTTTTGAAGAAAAGAAGAAGACGCTATTAAGCATTGAGACCCCGGGCGAACTTAAAAAGATCGTCATCTATTATATTGGGGCCGCTGCTTGCTGGCTGGTTTTCGGTACCCTTGTGGGAGAATATATCGGGTTGAAATTTGTTTGGCCCGAACTTGACCACCTTTCATGGCTTTCTTTTGGGAGACTTCGTCCAGTGCATACCAATACAGTATTCTGGGGATGGGGTTCTTTGGCTATGATAGGTCTTGGATATTTTGTGATTGCCCGTACTTCTAACAACAAGATCCATAGTTATAAAAAAGCCTGGATTACCTGGATATTGATAAACCTGACTGTTCTATTGGGTAATATTGCGCTTATGAGTGGAATTAATAATGGGGGAGGGGAGTACAGGGAATATATCTGGCCGATTATGATTCTTTTTATGATTGGATTGATAATCACTTTTTATAACTTTTACAAAACAGTAGCAACCCGAAAAATTTCGGAAATTTATATTTCCAATTGGTTTATTTTAGCTTCCCTAATCTGGACCGTTGTTCTTGCGATTATAGCCTATCTTCCTTTTTACCAGAACGGTTTGGGCGAAACAGTTATACAGGGTTATTATATGCATCAGGGCGTAGGGATGTGGTTCATGACTTTTACCCTGGGACTTGTCTATTATTATTTGCCGGCTACTCTTAACAAGCCTATTTATTCTTATTCATTGGGCGTACTGGCCTTCTGGACACAGATGTTATTTTATACCATGATAGGTACGCATCATTTCGTTTTCAGCCCATTACCGTGGTGGCTTCAAACCACCGCCATTGTATTTAGTGTGGGAATGGTAATCCCTGTGGTTGCGGGAACAACAAATTTTTTAATGACAATGAAAGGACGTTTTAGTCATATTTCAAAAAGCTATGTGTTACCGTTCTTTTTAGTGGGAGTAATATTTTATTTTGTTGGTTCAACCCAAGGTAGTCTACAGGCTTTCAGGTTTACCAATTTTGTCTGGCATTTCACCGATTTTAATGTTGCCCATTCCCATATGACAATGTATGGTATCATTTCTTTTATTCTGTGGGCTTGCATCTATACAATAATTCCAAAATTAACAGGAAAAGAGCCGCCTCAATTATTTGTTGGTGCTCATTTCTGGCTGGCATTTATAGGCCTTTTCGCCTATATGGTATCTCTGATGGCCGGTGGAACTTTAAAGGGCTTGAGCTGGATTGAAGGCAATCCTTTCATTGAATCCGTAATACTTATGAAACCTTACTGGGTGTGGCGTGCAGTGGGAGGAACCTTAATGTTCATATCTCATCTTTTCTTTGCTTATAACTTTTATTATATGATCAAAGGAAGAAAGAAAGCCGAAGAACTTCCAGGGAAAATCCAGGATGTAAAAGGAAAAATCGTAAACGTTTAA
- the azu gene encoding azurin, translating to MNTQFITVSAVLLMLFSGNNLAVISEKENTVRTEASQPVRTVVINANDQMRFDKNEIRVKAGDRIKLTLHHTGKFAKNVMGHNFVLLTIGTDVAKFAQAAMSKKDTEYIPSTGVIAHTRLLGGGESTTIEFNAPPKGTYDFLCSFPGHYAMMKGKFVVE from the coding sequence ATGAATACGCAATTTATTACAGTTTCTGCAGTGCTTTTAATGCTATTCAGCGGAAACAATTTAGCAGTGATTTCAGAAAAAGAAAACACGGTAAGGACGGAAGCAAGCCAACCGGTTCGAACCGTTGTGATCAATGCCAATGATCAAATGCGATTTGATAAAAATGAGATCAGGGTCAAAGCTGGAGATCGCATCAAACTCACTCTACATCATACCGGAAAATTTGCTAAAAATGTGATGGGACATAATTTTGTGCTGCTCACAATAGGCACGGACGTAGCTAAATTTGCACAAGCAGCCATGAGCAAGAAAGATACCGAGTATATTCCTTCAACAGGAGTCATCGCACATACCAGGCTTCTTGGAGGCGGAGAATCTACAACCATAGAATTCAACGCGCCACCTAAAGGAACCTATGACTTTCTTTGCAGCTTTCCGGGTCACTATGCTATGATGAAGGGCAAATTCGTCGTAGAATAG
- a CDS encoding cupin, with the protein MKTASLLKNLSFEDKKPAVQVLMETDSTKEIRIVMKKGQVMKEHQTPFPIVVELFEGKISFGVNGEINHINKGDILSLEGNVPHDLLAEENSIIRLSLSKLDKVERVENVANSSS; encoded by the coding sequence ATGAAAACCGCATCTTTATTAAAAAACCTCAGTTTTGAAGACAAAAAGCCTGCGGTGCAGGTATTAATGGAAACCGATAGCACAAAAGAGATTCGAATAGTGATGAAAAAAGGTCAAGTAATGAAAGAGCATCAAACCCCTTTTCCTATCGTTGTAGAACTTTTTGAAGGCAAAATTTCCTTTGGAGTGAATGGAGAAATCAACCATATAAATAAGGGAGACATACTTTCTCTTGAAGGGAATGTGCCACATGATCTACTAGCGGAAGAGAATAGTATTATTCGCTTATCTCTTTCTAAACTAGATAAGGTAGAACGGGTGGAAAATGTTGCAAACTCTTCAAGCTAA